One genomic window of Camelina sativa cultivar DH55 chromosome 5, Cs, whole genome shotgun sequence includes the following:
- the LOC104788680 gene encoding 2-methyl-6-phytyl-1,4-hydroquinone methyltransferase, chloroplastic-like isoform X2, with translation MASSMLNGAITFPKGLAFPDSRSIPRRTLLSVSRTTATPRLSVATRCSSVSSSSSSRPSAQPRFIQHKKEAYWFYRFLSIAYDQIFNPPHYNEDMRDEALEPADLSHPDMRVVDVGGGTGFTIVKTVKAKNVTILDQSPHQLAKAKQKEPLKECKIIEGDAEDLPFPTDYADRYVSAGSIEYWPDPQRGIREAYRVLKIGGKACLIGPVYPTFWLSRFFSDVWMLFPKEEEYIDWFTKAGFKDVQLKRIGPKWYRGVRRHGLIIGCSVTGIKPASGDSPLQLGPKEEDVKKPVNNPFSFLGRFLLGTLAAAWFMLVTIYMWIKDKIVPKDQPI, from the exons ATGGCTTCTTCGATGCTCAACGGGGCCATTACCTTCCCCAAGGGTTTAGCTTTCCCCGATTCCAGATCCATTCCTCGCCGGACCTTACTCTCCGTCTCCCGTACCACCGCCACACCCAGACTCTCGGTGGCAACTAGATGCAGCagcgtctcctcctcctcctcatcgcggCCTTCGGCGCAACCGAGGTTCATCCAGCACAAAAAAGAGGCTTACTGGTTCTATAGGTTCTTATCCATTGCTTACGACCAAATCTTCAATCCACCGCATTATAACGAGGATATGAGGGACGAAGCTCTCGAGCCCGCCGATCTCAGCCATCCCGACATGCGCGTGGTCGATGTCGGCGGCGGCACTGGTTTCAC GATCGTCAAGACTGTCAAAGCTAAGAATGTCACCATCCTGGACCAGTCCCCGCATCAGCTGGCAAAGGCAAAGCAGAAGGAGCCCTTGAAAGAATGCAAGATCATTGAGGGAGATGCTGAGGATCTCCCTTTCCCCACCGATTATGCCGATAGATACGTTTCTGCTGGAAG CATTGAGTACTGGCCGGACCCTCAGAGAGGCATAAGGGAAGCCTACCGGGTACTCAAGATCGGTGGTAAAGCCTGTCTTATTGGCCCTGTCTACCCTACCTTCTGGCTCTCTCGCTTCTTTTCTGATGTGTGGATGCTCTTCCCCAAAGAGGAAGAGTACATCGACTGGTTCACCAAAGCTGGTTTCAAGGACGTTCAGCTTAAGAGGATTGGCCCCAAGTGGTACCGTGGTGTCCGCAGGCACGGCCTTATTATAGGTTGTTCTGTCACCGGTATCAAACCTGCCTCTGGTGACTCTCCTCTCCAG CTTGGTCCAAAGGAAGAGGACGTTAAAAAGCCTGTCAACAACCCCTTCTCATTCTTGGGACGCTTCCTCTTGGGAACCCTTGCGGCTGCCTGGTTTATGCTAGTCACGATCTACATGTGGATCAAGGATAAGATCGTTCCGAAAGACCAACCCATATGA
- the LOC104789860 gene encoding uncharacterized protein LOC104789860, producing the protein MFEDSLLASKQASSLSRFSQTKDVKLSQPKITKVINGLDSPKKSKFNLYRFELEHDVQRLRDQLQKETALRALLLKASDQSHKIELSHASSLPRSVQELLSNIAAMEATVSKLEQEIMSLHFLLIQERNERKLAEYNLTHSLSPPPIDLVRLSEKNETLRRKDHKGQPRSKLAKSLQRVDNANELSKEMIRCMRNIFVSLGETSAGSKSSQETTSFSSRENPTSSSSTSWWSPSEYSRISKWAQSPRIDIQKNSDVLATESNAFDPYRVQGKLSWADIGSYRSATEVASMSVEEKRLGYASDELWRFRNLVERLARVNPTELSHNEKLAFWINIYNALIMHAYLAYGVPETDVKLFSLMQKAAYTVGGHSYNAATIEYMTLKMNPPLHRPQIALLLSILKLKVSEAQRQAEIGPSGHNIYPCLTL; encoded by the exons ATGTTTGAAGACTCTCTGCTTGCATCTAAACA AGCAAGTTCTTTGTCCAGATTCTCTCAGACCAAAGACGTTAAACTCTCACAG CCAAAGATTACTAAAGTGATCAACGGTCTTGATTCCCCCAAGAAGAGCAAGTTTAACCTTTACAGATTCGAACTCGAGCACGAT GTGCAGCGGTTAAGAGATCAATTACAGAAGGAAACTGCACTACGCGCTCTATTGTTGAAGGCTTCTGATCAAAGCCATAAAATTGAGCTGTCTCACGCATCTTCTCTTCCACGTAGC GTTCAAGAACTTCTCTCCAATATCGCAGCTATGGAAGCGACGGTCTCTAAGCTCGAACAAGAGATCATGTCTTTGCATTTCTTGCTGATTCAAGAGCGAAATGAGAGAAAACTCGCCGAGTATAACCTCACGCATTCTCTATCTCCACCC CCTATAGATTTGGTTAGACTTTCCGAAAAGAACGAAACTTTACGCCGTAAGGATCACAAAGGACAACCTAGAAGCAAACTGGCAAAGTCCTTGCAGAGAGTTGATAATGCTAATGAACTATCCAAGGAGATGATTAGATGCATGAGGAACATATTTGTGTCTCTAGGAGAGACATCTGCAGGATCCAAATCCTCACAAGAGACTACCAGTTTTTCTTCTCGTGAGAATCCTACATCATCGTCATCAACATCGTGGTGGTCTCCTTCAGAATACTCACGGATCTCCAAGTGGGCACAGAGTCCACGGATCGATATTCAGAAGAACTCAGATGTTTTAGCAACAGAGAGCAATGCATTTGATCCTTATAGAGTCCAAGGAAAGCTGAGCTGGGCTGACATAGGGAGTTACAGATCTGCAACTGAAGTGGCTTCAATGTCTGTTGAGGAGAAGAGGCTCGGATATGCTTCAGATGAGTTATGGAGATTCAG GAACCTCGTCGAAAGACTTGCCAGAGTAAATCCAACAGAACTAAGCCACAACGAGAAGCTCGCCTTCTGGATCAACATATACAATGCCTTGATCATGCAT GCATACTTAGCTTACGGCGTACCAGAAACCGACGTAAAGCTCTTCTCCTTGATGCAAAAG GCTGCTTATACAGTTGGTGGGCATTCATACAACGCAGCAACGATCGAATACATGACTCTAAAGATGAACCCTCCTCTGCATCGACCTCAAATC GCTCTGCTTCTCTCCATTCTCAAGCTGAAGGTATCAGAAGCACAGAGACAAGCAGAGATAGGCCCATCTGGTCATAATATTTATCCATGTCTGACTCTCTGA
- the LOC104788680 gene encoding 2-methyl-6-phytyl-1,4-hydroquinone methyltransferase, chloroplastic-like isoform X1, which produces MASSMLNGAITFPKGLAFPDSRSIPRRTLLSVSRTTATPRLSVATRCSSVSSSSSSRPSAQPRFIQHKKEAYWFYRFLSIAYDQIFNPPHYNEDMRDEALEPADLSHPDMRVVDVGGGTGFTTLGIVKTVKAKNVTILDQSPHQLAKAKQKEPLKECKIIEGDAEDLPFPTDYADRYVSAGSIEYWPDPQRGIREAYRVLKIGGKACLIGPVYPTFWLSRFFSDVWMLFPKEEEYIDWFTKAGFKDVQLKRIGPKWYRGVRRHGLIIGCSVTGIKPASGDSPLQLGPKEEDVKKPVNNPFSFLGRFLLGTLAAAWFMLVTIYMWIKDKIVPKDQPI; this is translated from the exons ATGGCTTCTTCGATGCTCAACGGGGCCATTACCTTCCCCAAGGGTTTAGCTTTCCCCGATTCCAGATCCATTCCTCGCCGGACCTTACTCTCCGTCTCCCGTACCACCGCCACACCCAGACTCTCGGTGGCAACTAGATGCAGCagcgtctcctcctcctcctcatcgcggCCTTCGGCGCAACCGAGGTTCATCCAGCACAAAAAAGAGGCTTACTGGTTCTATAGGTTCTTATCCATTGCTTACGACCAAATCTTCAATCCACCGCATTATAACGAGGATATGAGGGACGAAGCTCTCGAGCCCGCCGATCTCAGCCATCCCGACATGCGCGTGGTCGATGTCGGCGGCGGCACTGGTTTCAC NACTCTGGGGATCGTCAAGACTGTCAAAGCTAAGAATGTCACCATCCTGGACCAGTCCCCGCATCAGCTGGCAAAGGCAAAGCAGAAGGAGCCCTTGAAAGAATGCAAGATCATTGAGGGAGATGCTGAGGATCTCCCTTTCCCCACCGATTATGCCGATAGATACGTTTCTGCTGGAAG CATTGAGTACTGGCCGGACCCTCAGAGAGGCATAAGGGAAGCCTACCGGGTACTCAAGATCGGTGGTAAAGCCTGTCTTATTGGCCCTGTCTACCCTACCTTCTGGCTCTCTCGCTTCTTTTCTGATGTGTGGATGCTCTTCCCCAAAGAGGAAGAGTACATCGACTGGTTCACCAAAGCTGGTTTCAAGGACGTTCAGCTTAAGAGGATTGGCCCCAAGTGGTACCGTGGTGTCCGCAGGCACGGCCTTATTATAGGTTGTTCTGTCACCGGTATCAAACCTGCCTCTGGTGACTCTCCTCTCCAG CTTGGTCCAAAGGAAGAGGACGTTAAAAAGCCTGTCAACAACCCCTTCTCATTCTTGGGACGCTTCCTCTTGGGAACCCTTGCGGCTGCCTGGTTTATGCTAGTCACGATCTACATGTGGATCAAGGATAAGATCGTTCCGAAAGACCAACCCATATGA
- the LOC104788682 gene encoding uncharacterized protein LOC104788682 isoform X2, whose protein sequence is MDNNNNKSIGVNEQVLEKQIGGCMAGFFNIFDRPHLLSPKRLSSSSSSSSPPSPESYSASERSSPLLKSRYIGKNQKSVYSTPDLLLSPSPDSHHLLTRSPPLSAPDERSPSSSSSSSSSRSSSSPWRFSKEAPRLSLDSRAVLDAKGSLKPRPIPPDSSPSVIARLMGLEPLPPQLPLQRSASESRLSRDYTFFDFHDVVKAPEDPARPTPPPPSSAVRRKPFFDSGDFFPPDRVSKISGFQAPPNDLETLKQLLQALRLKGLLHSSSSNKHHHTRIHNHINDVSARSPSGFRSRPVTPSLKSPPKSNRTARPTLKEQRRVSPFPWQRPQPLLTERSKSSSRRTISSQEMWKVDDYNRQGKTLLERCDKLLHSIAEMGAAEAAEDSQPSPVSVLDASLYHEDSSPSPVMKRSLDFESEDESWGGSFSFSSSLDSEYVYISDILRASHCLPQESDIFSLLEKQQYLKGKCASRAAAQERRLIFDAVQEIVGRRSRLPPWMMVAEADKMQVIWSEYQKIRKTKSSTEAEEDDLVGYVCGVLGRDLSEDRWRDRQVDMSEAVLDIERLVFKDLIGETIRHLAFLNRSDSLRRRLLF, encoded by the exons atggacaacaacaacaacaagagcatTGGCGTGAACGAGCAAGTTCTCGAGAAACAAATCGGCGGTTGCATGGCCGGCTTCTTCAACATCTTTGATCGGCCTCATCTCCTCTCTCCCAAGcgtctctcctcctcctcctcctcttcctctccgCCG AGCCCTGAATCTTACTCCGCCTCCGAGAGGAGTTCCCCTCTTCTTAAATCAAGATATATCGGAAAGAATCAGAAGAGTGTCTATTCTACCCCTGACCTGCTCCTCTCTCCGTCCCctgattctcatcatcttctcacCAGATCCCCGCCGCTCTCTGCCCCCGATGAacgatctccttcttcttcttcttcttcttcttcctctcggtCCTCTTCCTCTCCCTGGAGGTTCTCTAAAGAAGCTCCTCGCCTCTCCCTCGATAGCAGAGCCGTCCTCGATGCCAAGGGTTCCCTCAAACCCAGACCGATCCCACCCGACTCCTCCCCCAGCGTGATTGCACGCCTCATGGGATTGGAGCCATTGCCGCCACAACTACCTCTCCAGAGATCTGCTTCCGAGTCCAGGCTCTCCAGAGACTACACATTTTTCGACTTCCATGATGTCGTCAAGGCTCCCGAAGATCCGGCCAGACCAACTCCTCCGCCTCCCTCCTCAGCTGTACGCCGTAAGCCTTTCTTCGATTCCGGTGATTTCTTCCCTCCGGACAGAGTCTCCAAAATCAGCGGATTCCAAGCTCCCCCAAACGATCTCGAAACCTTGAAGCAACTTCTCCAAGCTCTCAGGCTCAAAGGACTCTTGCACTCTTCTAGCTCTAACAAACATCATCACACCCGTATCCACAACCACATTAATGATGTATCAGCTAGGTCCCCCTCTGGCTTCAGATCTAGACCCGTCACACCGAGCCTCAAGAGTCCACCTAAATCTAATAGGACGGCGAGACCAACGCTCAAGGAGCAGCGGAGAGTCTCTCCATTCCCTTGGCAGAGACCCCAACCTCTCCTAACAGAACGCTCCAAGTCTTCTTCCAGGAGGACTATATCCTCTCAAGAG ATGTGGAAGGTTGATGATTATAACAGACAAGGCAAAACTTTATTGGAGAGATGCGACAAGCTACTCCACAGCATTGCCGAGATGGGAGCTGCTGAGGCCGCAGAAGACTCACAGCCGAGCCCCGTCTCGGTTCTTGACGCCTCACTTTACCATGAAGACTCTTCCCCATCCCCCGTCATGAAACGCAGCCTTGATTTCG AATCGGAAGACGAATCTTGGGGTGGCTCCTTCTCATTCTCATCATCGTTAGACTCTGAATATGTATACATCTCTGATATCCTCCGAGCTTCCCATTGCCTTCCACAGGAGTCCGACATCTTCTCCCTGCTGGAAAAGCAGCAATACCTCAAAGGAAAATGCGCCTCCAGAGCCGCAGCTCAGGAGAGACGGCTCATCTTCGACGCAGTGCAAGAGATTGTTGGGCGGAGAAGCAGGTTGCCACCGTGGATGATGGTGGCAGAGGCTGATAAGATGCAAGTCATCTGGTCCGAGTATCAGAAGATCAGAAAGACAAAGTCGTCGACAGAGGCAGAGGAAGATGACCTCGTGGGATACGTGTGCGGTGTCCTTGGAAGAGATCTATCAGAGGACCGGTGGCGAGATCGTCAGGTGGACATGTCAGAAGCGGTTCTTGACATCGAACGGCTCGTATTCAAAGATCTCATCGGTGAAACCATACGCCATTTGGCTTTTCTTAACAGGTCCGACTCGCTGCGTAGGAGGCTGCTCTTCTGA
- the LOC104788680 gene encoding 2-methyl-6-phytyl-1,4-hydroquinone methyltransferase, chloroplastic-like isoform X3, with product MASSMLNGAITFPKGLAFPDSRSIPRRTLLSVSRTTATPRLSVATRCSSVSSSSSSRPSAQPRFIQHKKEAYWFYRFLSIAYDQIFNPPHYNEDMRDEALEPADLSHPDMRVVDVGGGTGFTTLGIVKTVKAKNVTILDQSPHQLAKAKQKEPLKECKIIEGDAEDLPFPTDYADRYVSAGSIEYWPDPQRGIREAYRVLKIGGKACLIGPVYPTFWLSRFFSDVWMLFPKEEEYIDWFTKAGFKDVQLKRIGPKWYRGVRRHGLIIGCSVTGIKPASGDSPLQLGPKEEDVKKPVNNPFSFLGRFLLGTLAAAWFMLVTIYMWIKDKIVPKDQPI from the exons ATGGCTTCTTCGATGCTCAACGGGGCCATTACCTTCCCCAAGGGTTTAGCTTTCCCCGATTCCAGATCCATTCCTCGCCGGACCTTACTCTCCGTCTCCCGTACCACCGCCACACCCAGACTCTCGGTGGCAACTAGATGCAGCagcgtctcctcctcctcctcatcgcggCCTTCGGCGCAACCGAGGTTCATCCAGCACAAAAAAGAGGCTTACTGGTTCTATAGGTTCTTATCCATTGCTTACGACCAAATCTTCAATCCACCGCATTATAACGAGGATATGAGGGACGAAGCTCTCGAGCCCGCCGATCTCAGCCATCCCGACATGCGCGTGGTCGATGTCGGCGGCGGCACTGGTTTCACTACTCTGGGGATCGTCAAGACTGTCAAAGCTAAGAATGTCACCATCCTGGACCAGTCCCCGCATCAGCTGGCAAAGGCAAAGCAGAAGGAGCCCTTGAAAGAATGCAAGATCATTGAGGGAGATGCTGAGGATCTCCCTTTCCCCACCGATTATGCCGATAGATACGTTTCTGCTGGAAG CATTGAGTACTGGCCGGACCCTCAGAGAGGCATAAGGGAAGCCTACCGGGTACTCAAGATCGGTGGTAAAGCCTGTCTTATTGGCCCTGTCTACCCTACCTTCTGGCTCTCTCGCTTCTTTTCTGATGTGTGGATGCTCTTCCCCAAAGAGGAAGAGTACATCGACTGGTTCACCAAAGCTGGTTTCAAGGACGTTCAGCTTAAGAGGATTGGCCCCAAGTGGTACCGTGGTGTCCGCAGGCACGGCCTTATTATAGGTTGTTCTGTCACCGGTATCAAACCTGCCTCTGGTGACTCTCCTCTCCAG CTTGGTCCAAAGGAAGAGGACGTTAAAAAGCCTGTCAACAACCCCTTCTCATTCTTGGGACGCTTCCTCTTGGGAACCCTTGCGGCTGCCTGGTTTATGCTAGTCACGATCTACATGTGGATCAAGGATAAGATCGTTCCGAAAGACCAACCCATATGA
- the LOC104788681 gene encoding guanine nucleotide-binding protein subunit gamma 1-like, translating to MEETPAYEQDAVSLGGGKHRILADLARVQQELVFLEKELVEVEKTDIVSTVCEELLCAIEKEPDPLLPLTIGPLNLGWDRWFEGPNGGDGCRCLIL from the exons ATGGAGGAAACGCCGGCTTACGAGCAGGACGCTGTTTCTCTCGGCGGCGGCAAGCACAGGATCCTTGCTGACCTTGCTCGCGTTCAACAGGAACTTGTCTTCTTAGAG AAAGAGTTGGTAGAGGTCGAGAAGACAGATATTGTATCAACCGTCTGTGAAGA GCTTCTCTGTGCCATCGAGAAAGAACCCGACCCTCTGTTGCCACT AACCATTGGACCTTTGAACTTAGGATGGGACCGGTGGTTTGAAGGACCAAATGGAGGAGATGGCTGCAGATGCTTAATACTTTGA
- the LOC104788682 gene encoding uncharacterized protein LOC104788682 isoform X1 yields MDNNNNKSIGVNEQVLEKQIGGCMAGFFNIFDRPHLLSPKRLSSSSSSSSPPSPESYSASERSSPLLKSRYIGKNQKSVYSTPDLLLSPSPDSHHLLTRSPPLSAPDERSPSSSSSSSSSRSSSSPWRFSKEAPRLSLDSRAVLDAKGSLKPRPIPPDSSPSVIARLMGLEPLPPQLPLQRSASESRLSRDYTFFDFHDVVKAPEDPARPTPPPPSSAVRRKPFFDSGDFFPPDRVSKISGFQAPPNDLETLKQLLQALRLKGLLHSSSSNKHHHTRIHNHINDVSARSPSGFRSRPVTPSLKSPPKSNRTARPTLKEQRRVSPFPWQRPQPLLTERSKSSSRRTISSQEMWKVDDYNRQGKTLLERCDKLLHSIAEMGAAEAAEDSQPSPVSVLDASLYHEDSSPSPVMKRSLDFGAESEDESWGGSFSFSSSLDSEYVYISDILRASHCLPQESDIFSLLEKQQYLKGKCASRAAAQERRLIFDAVQEIVGRRSRLPPWMMVAEADKMQVIWSEYQKIRKTKSSTEAEEDDLVGYVCGVLGRDLSEDRWRDRQVDMSEAVLDIERLVFKDLIGETIRHLAFLNRSDSLRRRLLF; encoded by the exons atggacaacaacaacaacaagagcatTGGCGTGAACGAGCAAGTTCTCGAGAAACAAATCGGCGGTTGCATGGCCGGCTTCTTCAACATCTTTGATCGGCCTCATCTCCTCTCTCCCAAGcgtctctcctcctcctcctcctcttcctctccgCCG AGCCCTGAATCTTACTCCGCCTCCGAGAGGAGTTCCCCTCTTCTTAAATCAAGATATATCGGAAAGAATCAGAAGAGTGTCTATTCTACCCCTGACCTGCTCCTCTCTCCGTCCCctgattctcatcatcttctcacCAGATCCCCGCCGCTCTCTGCCCCCGATGAacgatctccttcttcttcttcttcttcttcttcctctcggtCCTCTTCCTCTCCCTGGAGGTTCTCTAAAGAAGCTCCTCGCCTCTCCCTCGATAGCAGAGCCGTCCTCGATGCCAAGGGTTCCCTCAAACCCAGACCGATCCCACCCGACTCCTCCCCCAGCGTGATTGCACGCCTCATGGGATTGGAGCCATTGCCGCCACAACTACCTCTCCAGAGATCTGCTTCCGAGTCCAGGCTCTCCAGAGACTACACATTTTTCGACTTCCATGATGTCGTCAAGGCTCCCGAAGATCCGGCCAGACCAACTCCTCCGCCTCCCTCCTCAGCTGTACGCCGTAAGCCTTTCTTCGATTCCGGTGATTTCTTCCCTCCGGACAGAGTCTCCAAAATCAGCGGATTCCAAGCTCCCCCAAACGATCTCGAAACCTTGAAGCAACTTCTCCAAGCTCTCAGGCTCAAAGGACTCTTGCACTCTTCTAGCTCTAACAAACATCATCACACCCGTATCCACAACCACATTAATGATGTATCAGCTAGGTCCCCCTCTGGCTTCAGATCTAGACCCGTCACACCGAGCCTCAAGAGTCCACCTAAATCTAATAGGACGGCGAGACCAACGCTCAAGGAGCAGCGGAGAGTCTCTCCATTCCCTTGGCAGAGACCCCAACCTCTCCTAACAGAACGCTCCAAGTCTTCTTCCAGGAGGACTATATCCTCTCAAGAG ATGTGGAAGGTTGATGATTATAACAGACAAGGCAAAACTTTATTGGAGAGATGCGACAAGCTACTCCACAGCATTGCCGAGATGGGAGCTGCTGAGGCCGCAGAAGACTCACAGCCGAGCCCCGTCTCGGTTCTTGACGCCTCACTTTACCATGAAGACTCTTCCCCATCCCCCGTCATGAAACGCAGCCTTGATTTCGGTGCTG AATCGGAAGACGAATCTTGGGGTGGCTCCTTCTCATTCTCATCATCGTTAGACTCTGAATATGTATACATCTCTGATATCCTCCGAGCTTCCCATTGCCTTCCACAGGAGTCCGACATCTTCTCCCTGCTGGAAAAGCAGCAATACCTCAAAGGAAAATGCGCCTCCAGAGCCGCAGCTCAGGAGAGACGGCTCATCTTCGACGCAGTGCAAGAGATTGTTGGGCGGAGAAGCAGGTTGCCACCGTGGATGATGGTGGCAGAGGCTGATAAGATGCAAGTCATCTGGTCCGAGTATCAGAAGATCAGAAAGACAAAGTCGTCGACAGAGGCAGAGGAAGATGACCTCGTGGGATACGTGTGCGGTGTCCTTGGAAGAGATCTATCAGAGGACCGGTGGCGAGATCGTCAGGTGGACATGTCAGAAGCGGTTCTTGACATCGAACGGCTCGTATTCAAAGATCTCATCGGTGAAACCATACGCCATTTGGCTTTTCTTAACAGGTCCGACTCGCTGCGTAGGAGGCTGCTCTTCTGA